From the Fulvia fulva chromosome 2, complete sequence genome, one window contains:
- a CDS encoding UPF0220 protein, with amino-acid sequence MDDHRLFKFPKPVWLNSANSRTAGVYLSGSLFCLALFILIDAQVYSKSHLNGSDLHLNFVDWIPAIFSFLGMLVINSIDKTRLSGDTFAYSGDGVAWKARVVLFMGFAAMAGGLAGGVTVMVLKYVTEGATGMSLWFGAANLAANALVMLSSVVLWVSQNMEDDYTYNLAL; translated from the exons ATGGACGACCACCGGCTCTTCAAATTCCCCAAGCCGGTCTGGCTGAACAGCGCCAACAGCAGAACAGCAGGCGTCTACCTCTCAGGCTCTTTG TTCTGCCTCGCCCTCTTCATCCTAATCGACGCCCAAGTCTACTCCAAATCGCACCTCAACGGCTCCGACCTGCACCTAAACTTCGTCGACTGGATCCCCGCCATCTTCTCCTTCCTGGGCATGCTGGTCATCAACAGCATCGACAAGACGCGGTTATCAGGTGATACATTTGCGTACAGCGGGGATGGCGTCGCGTGGAAGGCAAGAGTTGTGCTGTTCATGGGATTCGCGGCGATGGCGGGGGGACTGGCGGGTGGTGTGACGGTTATGGTGTTGAAGTATGTAACGGAGGGAGCGACGGGGATGAGTCTGTGGTTTGGAGCGGCGAATCTTGCTGCGAATGCATTGGTTATGCTGAG CTCGGTGGTGCTCTGGGTCAGCCAGAACATGGAGGACGACTACACCTACAACTTGGCTCTGTGA